Proteins from one Candidatus Hydrogenedentota bacterium genomic window:
- a CDS encoding O-antigen ligase family protein has product MTVPTKSAPREGILKSLPPIEELVLAVGVGLIVFVRPWRDGMTYPEYNVTFTWACAALAAYWAVMVLTGRMQVRFVLPVSLLALFLLVAIVTAAYTIQYDRTYRALITWSGHLLLFCAAANGLRSRTSIAIVIGFLAITTIAESLWAVLHVMYVMPMQRAAVMKDPTLLQTYFDAHSITAELAARLESNRAYGSMLFANALACWLLTGVPLGIAATNGLYLRLSETLSRARETGKVAPESVTERTRVLFATLLVGAAAFVGITLYYIIYFTVSYGPTADMGAHMARWMFYCAALPSAITIAAWVFASRYGASALMFAVSMIVSTLFGLTAVYGLGATYSRGGMLACGGALIVLVLLMVQRKPAIQIQAAQHTVAILLVLASMLPLAHLAVAQQGTPPNAPQREQSGPNMKNLTVEGVNPSWDAMTDPNTALLRLGYWISGLRMFAAHPVTGVGLDNFPTAYPHYQVLGAGDVKYAHNDYLQCASETGIFGLLAFLGFWGYFAVSNARSILRETDRAMRWFRAGTFAGVIGFLLHSFVDFNFFNASLATLAVALAGVSFAFMPDSSTNASPRGRVLAVAVLALVAWTAYAGSRVSKADAALGREETRRVRLIAAELLLGDDQGRRNLSIPFEMKEQTVALLVDDAAARDTMGIVMMPNGPQSRRRAQPGEESHPEARRYMPPESRPAVHKAVLDAIPKWIARCEEADAAYPHDPDVSAHIVQWYDKLREYAPDQSERIRASDETIRWCEVCIERSPLQTAYYDALAKALWSRAELETSTKQLEYYDRAIENWRIRTEIYPVKPVVWREYAAKCIEYGKSRLDAGDSEPGQKLIDEGDRANKHADDLDAQIQKIALGRG; this is encoded by the coding sequence GTTCGTGCGCCCCTGGCGCGACGGCATGACCTATCCCGAGTACAACGTCACCTTCACATGGGCGTGTGCCGCGCTCGCCGCGTACTGGGCCGTCATGGTGCTCACAGGCCGTATGCAGGTCCGCTTTGTGCTCCCCGTTTCCTTGCTCGCCCTCTTTCTGCTCGTCGCAATCGTCACGGCAGCCTACACAATCCAGTACGACCGCACCTACCGCGCCCTGATTACGTGGAGCGGCCACCTGCTCCTCTTCTGTGCCGCCGCGAACGGCCTGCGCTCGCGCACGTCCATCGCCATCGTCATCGGCTTCCTCGCGATCACCACGATCGCGGAATCGCTGTGGGCCGTACTGCACGTCATGTACGTCATGCCCATGCAGCGCGCCGCCGTCATGAAGGACCCCACACTCCTGCAAACGTATTTCGACGCCCACTCCATCACCGCGGAACTCGCCGCGCGGTTGGAAAGCAACCGCGCATACGGTTCAATGCTGTTCGCCAACGCCCTCGCCTGCTGGCTCCTCACCGGCGTTCCGCTCGGCATCGCCGCCACCAACGGGCTCTACTTGCGCCTGAGCGAAACGCTGTCGCGCGCGCGCGAAACAGGGAAAGTCGCGCCCGAATCCGTGACCGAACGCACCCGCGTACTTTTCGCGACGTTGCTCGTCGGTGCGGCCGCATTCGTCGGCATCACGCTCTATTACATCATCTACTTCACCGTCTCGTATGGCCCGACGGCGGACATGGGCGCGCACATGGCGCGCTGGATGTTCTATTGCGCCGCACTGCCCTCCGCAATCACGATCGCCGCGTGGGTGTTCGCCTCGCGCTACGGCGCGAGCGCGCTCATGTTCGCCGTGTCCATGATCGTCTCCACGCTCTTCGGCCTCACCGCCGTTTACGGCCTCGGCGCGACGTATTCGCGCGGCGGAATGCTCGCCTGCGGCGGGGCGCTCATCGTCCTTGTGTTGCTCATGGTGCAACGCAAACCCGCCATTCAAATACAGGCCGCGCAACACACCGTCGCCATACTGCTCGTTCTCGCCTCCATGTTGCCGCTCGCGCACCTCGCCGTCGCCCAACAAGGCACTCCGCCAAACGCGCCGCAACGCGAACAGTCCGGGCCGAACATGAAGAACCTCACGGTCGAAGGCGTCAATCCGTCGTGGGACGCCATGACCGATCCAAACACCGCGCTCTTGCGCCTGGGCTACTGGATATCCGGCCTGCGCATGTTCGCCGCGCACCCAGTCACCGGCGTCGGTCTGGACAATTTCCCGACCGCCTATCCGCACTACCAGGTTCTCGGCGCAGGCGACGTAAAGTACGCGCACAACGATTATCTACAGTGCGCCAGCGAAACCGGCATCTTCGGCCTGCTCGCGTTCCTCGGGTTCTGGGGATACTTCGCCGTGTCGAACGCGCGCAGCATTCTCCGCGAAACCGACCGCGCGATGCGGTGGTTCCGCGCGGGAACCTTCGCCGGTGTCATCGGCTTTCTGCTGCACTCGTTCGTCGATTTCAATTTCTTCAACGCGAGCCTCGCCACGCTTGCGGTCGCATTGGCGGGGGTCTCCTTCGCATTCATGCCGGACTCCTCAACCAACGCCAGCCCGCGCGGTCGCGTCCTCGCCGTAGCCGTGCTCGCGCTCGTCGCGTGGACCGCATACGCGGGCAGCCGCGTCTCGAAGGCCGACGCCGCGCTGGGCCGCGAAGAAACCCGCCGCGTCCGGCTCATCGCTGCCGAACTCCTGCTGGGCGACGATCAGGGCAGGCGCAATCTTTCGATTCCGTTTGAGATGAAGGAACAGACTGTCGCACTACTCGTCGACGACGCCGCCGCGCGAGACACGATGGGAATCGTGATGATGCCGAACGGCCCGCAATCGCGTCGCCGCGCGCAACCCGGTGAAGAGTCGCACCCCGAAGCGCGCCGCTACATGCCGCCCGAGTCGCGGCCCGCCGTGCACAAGGCCGTGCTCGACGCAATTCCAAAATGGATCGCGCGCTGCGAAGAGGCCGACGCCGCGTATCCGCACGACCCCGACGTCAGCGCGCACATCGTCCAGTGGTACGACAAACTGCGCGAATACGCCCCCGACCAAAGCGAGCGGATTCGCGCGTCGGACGAAACGATCCGCTGGTGCGAGGTATGTATCGAACGCAGCCCGCTTCAGACCGCCTACTACGATGCCCTTGCAAAAGCGCTCTGGAGCCGCGCCGAACTCGAGACGTCCACGAAGCAGCTCGAGTACTACGACCGCGCCATCGAGAATTGGCGCATCCGCACCGAAATCTATCCCGTCAAGCCCGTCGTCTGGCGCGAATATGCCGCCAAGTGCATCGAGTACGGCAAGTCCCGCCTTGACGCCGGCGACTCCGAACCCGGCCAGAAGCTCATCGACGAAGGCGACCGCGCCAACAAACACGCCGACGACCTCGACGCGCAAATACAGAAGATCGCCCTCGGCAGGGGATGA